From Leishmania donovani BPK282A1 complete genome, chromosome 34, the proteins below share one genomic window:
- a CDS encoding eukaryotic translation initiation factor 5, putative — MAAQMVPIDPDKKDDVYYRYKMPAVQTKVEGSGNGIKTVLPNIHDICLVINRPEEVLMKYFQFELGAQRTVSTKDDKFLLMGAHPTERMQDKLYDFIRKFVLCKYCRNPETAIHLDAGKKGSASISMVCGACGKRSNFDEHRTKTFMAQYYEKHPVEAKAAKGAAEARKKDDAPAADEVAAPTKPEKESGKSVGKSDLRDDREDPKVVFARVLKESWGKNDELVGRTVRLLSQYNLPEHYGPPMALSAMLLEHRDDLLSTMKTHARLLKRLCTVPELFSRSEGYDEKELTEFYKREKKIQKTFLRECAKEFATNFTPDKFAVLIFMLFVEGVLRDRSIADWAKDTKPFSDGDPKVQEEMRQKVAPIVSWLGMDAKADA; from the coding sequence ATGGCGGCTCAGATGGTGCCGATAGACCCGGACAAGAAGGATGATGTCTACTACCGTTACAAGATGCCCGCCGTGCAGACCAAGGTggagggcagcggcaacggtatcaagacggtgctgccgaACATTCACGACATCTGTCTGGTGATCAACCGCCCGGAGGAAGTGCTCATGAAGTACTTTCAGTTCGAACTCGGAGCGCAGCGTACGGTGTCGACGAAGGACGACAAGTTCCTGTTGATGGGCGCCCACCCCACGGAGCGCATGCAGGACAAGCTGTACGACTTCATTCGAAAGTTTGTGTTGTGCAAGTACTGCCGCAACCCGGAGACGGCCATCCACCTCGACGCTGGCAAGAAGGGCTCCGCTTCCATCAGTATGGTGTGCGGTGCGTGCGGTAAGCGGTCCAACTTCGATGAGCACCGTACCAAGACCTTCATGGCGCAGTACTACGAGAAGCATccggtggaggcgaaggcggccaagggtgccgcagaggcgcgcaAGAAGGACGACGCCCCGGCGGCTGATGAAGTGGCCGCGCCGACCAAGCCGGAGAAGGAGTCGGGCAAGTCGGTCGGCAAGTCGGATCTCAGGGACGACCGCGAGGACCCCAAGGTCGTtttcgcgcgtgtgctgaAGGAGTCCTGGGGCAAGAACGACGAGCTTGTTGGGCGCACCGTGCGTCTGCTGAGCCAGTACAACCTGCCGGAGCACTACGGgccgccgatggcgctgtctgcgatgctgctggagcaccGTGATGACCTGCTGTCGACCATgaagacgcacgcgcgtctgcTGAAGCGGCTTTGCACGGTGCCGGAGCTCTTCTCCCGCTCGGAGGGCTACGACGAGAAGGAGTTGACGGAGTTCTACAAGCGTGAAAAGAAGATTCAGAAGACGTTCCTGCGCGAGTGCGCCAAGGAGTTTGCCACCAACTTCACCCCCGACAAGTTCGCCGTTCTCATCTTTATGCTGTTTGTGGAAGGTGTCCTTCGTGACCGCAGCATCGCCGATTGGGCGAAGGACACAAAGCCcttcagcgacggcgacccgaaggtgcaggaggagatgcggcAGAAGGTAGCACCGATCGTCTCCTGGCTCGGCATGGATGCTAAGGCAGACGCGTAG